ATGTAACCAGTCTAGACAGTACTACTCCGAACCCGCTTAAAAGCAATAAGATCGTGAAGAATCGACGACCGCGGGAAAGGGGGGCTGCCACTATCTCCCCCCTTCGCCCGCGTCGTTTCGCGCCACGCGGATTTCAACCGGAACGGGCCGCGGAACGGAGGGGCTCGCCGGCCTGGAGTTCACCATGACGATCTGCCCGTCCTGCGGCAACGTCATACCCAGCCGTTCGGTCGCCACTTTGGCGATGCGATCCGGCGCGCTGAGCGCGGACAGTTGCACGCGAAGATGATCGCGCTCTCGCTCAAGGCGCGTCTTCTCGGCCTTGAGCCGTTGGATCTGGTATCCGACCCGCACGATGTCGCCGCGCTCCCACACAAACGCCAGCACCAGGCACAAGCCGCCAAGGCAGGCCAGAATCCTCATCGCGTCGTCCTTTCCACCACGCGTTCGGCGACTCGCAGCTTGGCGCTGCGCGCCCGTGGATTTTCCCGACATTCCTCGTCCGAGGGAACGATGGGCTTTTTGGTGAGCACCGAAAGCCGCGCGCCCGGCCCTTGCGCCAGCGCACGAAACACCCGCTTCACGATGCGATCTTCGAGCGAATGAAAGGAAACGACGCACAGTCTTCCTCCCGGCGCCAACAGGTCCGCCGCGTCGTCGAGCGCGGGTTCCAGACTTTCAAGTTCGCGGTTGACGGCGATCCTCAGGGCCTGAAACGCTCTCGTCGCACAATGAATCCGTCCGTGGCGATAGGCGGAGGGAACCGCCTTGGCGATGATCGACGCCAGCTCGCCCGTCGTCTTAATAGGGCTTCGCTCTCTCGCCCGCACGATCGCGCGGGCGATCCGTCTGGCATACCGCTCGTCCCCATACTGGTAGATGATGTCCGCCAGGGCATGCTCCGACTCCCGATTGACCAACGTCGCCGCCGTCACCCCCGCCGTCTGGTCCATGCGCATGTCGAGCGGCCCGTCTTCCCGGAAGCTGAACCCTCGCTGGGGATCGTCAAATTGAGGGGACGACACTCCCAAATCAAACAACACGCCCCCAACTTGCGGAACTCCCATGTCCATCAGGCAACATTTGAGATCCCGATAATCTGTCTGTTTTAACGTCACCCGATCTCCAAATTCCGCCAACCGCTCCTTTGAAGAGGCGATCGCCTCACCGTCACGATCCAGACCGATCAATTTCATGGTTGAATCCGAATTTCTCAGAAGTATTTCAGCATGCCCGCCATATCCCACCGTGCAATCAAGAATGACTCGTGGATTCTGAGAAAGTAGCCATCCTGTGACTTCAGTTATCAGAACTGGAATGTGTACCAATCGATCTCCACATTCAAACCAAATCACTCCACTTTATTCCACTTAGGTGGGGAGTATACTCCCCACATTCTCGTTGTCAATGGGAATTTCAGAATGGAAACCCCTTGACATCACGTGCATTCTCAAACGGTTTCATATTCGTGCGAGGAGGCGGCACCCCTGGACCGCGGCGGCTTCTTCTTTTCCGCCTTCATACTTTCCCTCCTCCACACCAAATCAATTTGGCCGCTTCTCGACGTTTCGTTGACTTCCAAGGGATTGAGCCGGAGAATGTTCTCATGTTGCTCCCTCATCGACTCAGCAAGCACCCCTTTGTTATTTTTTCTCTTCTCGCCCTGTCCCTTGCCGCATTTTTGGGCTCAGGCCGACCTGAGGCCAAAAACTTCAATCCGGACAATCCGATCAATCCCCCGGCACCCATTTATTGGTGCCCCGACAAGACTCGAGACCAGCAGATTTCAGCAAACCCCAAAGGCGGTTGTCAGCCGCTGTACAACAAGGGGGAAGATGAATCGCTTCGAGAGGAGGCGAAACGGTTGGGGTACGACCTCCCCGATCGAGCCCCCATTAAGATTGTCGATCTACAGAGCGCGACCACGCGGTTCTCGGATCGCTATCGACATTTCCTTGCCTGTTGCGTGACCGATGACGAGGCGCCCAGAGAGATCTTTCTTTTGATCGACGAAGCGAACCATATCCTCCACGCCGTACAGCACAACGGCATTTTTAACGCCGCCGGTTTCGGGGTCGGGTCCGGCAGCGATGGGCTCGGCGGCGGAGCGGGAGTGGCGCCGAAGCTGGGGACGTTCGCGCGGCAATTCACGTTGAGCGAAATCGTCGGCACGGTCGCACGCGCGCGTGAGGACTTGCTAAGTCTTCGGCAACGTCTGGACAGGCTCGGCGACTT
This sequence is a window from Candidatus Nitrospira inopinata. Protein-coding genes within it:
- the rsmH gene encoding 16S rRNA (cytosine(1402)-N(4))-methyltransferase RsmH, producing MWFECGDRLVHIPVLITEVTGWLLSQNPRVILDCTVGYGGHAEILLRNSDSTMKLIGLDRDGEAIASSKERLAEFGDRVTLKQTDYRDLKCCLMDMGVPQVGGVLFDLGVSSPQFDDPQRGFSFREDGPLDMRMDQTAGVTAATLVNRESEHALADIIYQYGDERYARRIARAIVRARERSPIKTTGELASIIAKAVPSAYRHGRIHCATRAFQALRIAVNRELESLEPALDDAADLLAPGGRLCVVSFHSLEDRIVKRVFRALAQGPGARLSVLTKKPIVPSDEECRENPRARSAKLRVAERVVERTTR
- the ftsL gene encoding cell division protein FtsL, yielding MRILACLGGLCLVLAFVWERGDIVRVGYQIQRLKAEKTRLERERDHLRVQLSALSAPDRIAKVATERLGMTLPQDGQIVMVNSRPASPSVPRPVPVEIRVARNDAGEGGR